The proteins below are encoded in one region of bacterium:
- a CDS encoding SDR family NAD(P)-dependent oxidoreductase gives MTDASLAGRRAIVTGGGRGIGRATALKLAALGADVAVVSRTEREIAGVAAELRERGVRAAAVPADLTTFDACRAAIESATRALGGIEILINNAGWTLTSAFLDEDESYWRRVVDANLWSTVFCSRVALEWMVAHGGGTIVNVASDAGRVGTAGEAIYSAAKGGVISLTRSLAREMARYQVRVNCVCPGPTETAVLTENQSDPAHAGKIERMIRLIPMRRVAQAEEIADAVAFFCTDASRYITGQVLSVSGGLTMV, from the coding sequence GTGACCGACGCCTCGCTCGCGGGCCGCCGCGCGATCGTCACCGGCGGCGGACGGGGCATCGGACGAGCGACCGCGCTCAAGCTGGCCGCGCTGGGTGCCGACGTCGCGGTCGTCTCCCGGACCGAGCGGGAGATCGCCGGCGTCGCCGCCGAACTCCGGGAGCGGGGCGTGCGGGCCGCGGCGGTTCCCGCCGACCTCACGACCTTCGACGCCTGCCGCGCCGCGATCGAGAGCGCCACGCGCGCGCTCGGCGGGATCGAGATCTTGATCAACAACGCCGGGTGGACGCTCACGAGCGCGTTCCTCGACGAAGATGAGTCGTACTGGCGCCGCGTCGTGGACGCGAACCTCTGGAGCACCGTGTTCTGCAGCCGGGTCGCGCTCGAGTGGATGGTCGCGCACGGCGGCGGGACGATCGTGAACGTGGCGAGCGACGCCGGGCGCGTGGGCACCGCCGGCGAGGCGATCTACTCGGCCGCCAAGGGCGGCGTGATCAGCCTCACCCGGTCGCTGGCCCGCGAGATGGCCCGGTACCAGGTCCGTGTCAACTGCGTGTGTCCCGGTCCCACGGAGACGGCGGTCCTGACCGAGAACCAGAGCGACCCCGCGCACGCCGGGAAGATCGAGCGGATGATCCGATTGATCCCGATGCGCCGGGTCGCGCAAGCGGAAGAGATCGCCGACGCCGTCGCGTTCTTCTGCACGGACGCGTCGCGCTACATCACCGGTCAGGTGCTGAGCGTCTCCGGCGGGCTGACGATGGTCTGA
- a CDS encoding phosphate--acyl-ACP acyltransferase yields the protein MTTGDAPIRVAVDCMGGDRAPREIIPGALAAARAHGLHVLLVGVPDEITPLLPADVAARLGSAPAHAAERPGVEVVTSDRAVPEGAPPLQTLRAMPKASMSVTMRLVHDGRADAAVSAGSTGPTLLAAIREIGMIEGVRRACVGRQILEIHPHTFLIDLGPTIDCEAHHLVEFAVMGTTYMRVFGGVPDPTVALLSNGREPGKGNKVVKQAAELLGRSGLRYVGLLEGHHLMAGEANVVVCDGFVGNAVLKTVEGLGRETAAWLRRELEDALPPERLDALAVRLVEWTNPIDLRGSLPLLGVRGNVVMAHGASDRAAIQAAIAQAVQAVRGGFVEKLRAALAETRGRISRSGAT from the coding sequence ATGACGACCGGAGACGCTCCGATCCGAGTCGCGGTCGACTGCATGGGCGGCGACCGCGCGCCGCGGGAGATCATCCCGGGCGCGCTCGCGGCCGCGCGCGCGCACGGGTTGCACGTCCTGCTCGTCGGCGTGCCCGACGAAATCACACCGCTCCTGCCCGCCGATGTGGCGGCCCGCCTCGGGTCCGCGCCGGCGCATGCGGCCGAGCGCCCCGGCGTGGAAGTGGTCACGAGCGACCGCGCCGTGCCCGAGGGCGCCCCACCGCTTCAAACGCTCCGCGCGATGCCGAAGGCGTCGATGTCGGTGACGATGCGCCTCGTTCACGACGGACGGGCGGACGCCGCCGTCAGCGCGGGCAGCACCGGTCCGACGCTGCTCGCGGCGATCCGTGAGATCGGCATGATCGAGGGCGTGCGGCGCGCGTGCGTCGGCCGGCAGATCTTGGAGATCCATCCGCACACGTTCCTGATCGATCTCGGCCCCACGATCGACTGCGAAGCGCATCACCTCGTCGAGTTCGCGGTGATGGGCACGACGTACATGCGCGTGTTCGGCGGAGTCCCAGACCCCACGGTGGCCCTGCTCAGCAACGGCCGCGAACCCGGCAAGGGCAACAAGGTCGTCAAGCAGGCCGCGGAGCTCCTCGGCCGCAGCGGACTCCGATACGTCGGGCTCCTCGAGGGACATCACCTGATGGCTGGCGAGGCGAACGTCGTGGTCTGCGACGGGTTTGTCGGCAACGCCGTCCTGAAGACCGTGGAGGGACTCGGGCGCGAGACCGCGGCGTGGCTCAGGCGCGAGCTCGAGGACGCGCTGCCCCCCGAGCGCCTGGACGCCCTTGCCGTCCGGCTCGTCGAGTGGACGAACCCGATCGACCTACGGGGCAGCCTGCCGTTGCTCGGCGTGCGCGGCAACGTCGTCATGGCGCACGGCGCCTCCGACCGGGCCGCGATCCAGGCCGCGATCGCGCAGGCCGTCCAGGCGGTGCGCGGCGGGTTCGTGGAGAAGCTGCGCGCGGCGCTCGCCGAGACCCGCGGGCGCATCAGCCGATCGGGAGCGACGTAG
- the fabF gene encoding beta-ketoacyl-ACP synthase II yields MFVFSPPAIADGKETQTPWRRLHHVSLGGLAVRAVITGIGALTPVGLSAPETWANLLAGQSGVRPLTRFDASRYPVRIAADVPGFDPLSVLTRKRARRTARFAQFAIAAAHEALRDGALTLTDDLLDRVGVTVATALGGIDVIDAEAPHLYGGEPDRVTPFLLPMLIANMASSAVSIHFGIRGPSNTSVGACASGAIALAEARRWILDGDADYVLAGGTEAALTPSVWAALCSLGALSTRNDAPAQASRPFDRDRDGFVYGEGAVVFLVEREDVARRREARIYAELAGAALTSDAYHETAPRRDGDVAARAIRQALHSAGASAEEVDLVVAHGTGTPLNDIAETVAIKQALGARARTTPVSAPKSMVGHLIGAAGALAALVGVLAIHTGEIPPTINLDHADPVCDLDYVALIARRAHVRLAVANAFGFGGQNCVVAVRALER; encoded by the coding sequence ATGTTCGTGTTTTCGCCTCCGGCCATTGCCGACGGCAAGGAAACCCAGACACCGTGGCGAAGGTTGCACCACGTCTCGCTCGGAGGCCTCGCGGTACGCGCCGTCATTACAGGGATTGGAGCGCTCACGCCTGTGGGGCTGTCGGCTCCCGAAACGTGGGCCAATCTCCTGGCGGGTCAAAGCGGGGTTCGTCCGCTCACTCGCTTCGACGCCTCGCGCTACCCCGTTCGGATCGCGGCGGACGTGCCCGGGTTTGACCCGCTGTCCGTTCTCACCCGCAAGCGGGCGCGCCGGACCGCCCGGTTCGCGCAGTTCGCGATCGCGGCGGCCCACGAAGCGCTGCGCGACGGCGCCCTCACGCTCACGGATGATCTCCTCGATCGCGTCGGGGTGACGGTGGCGACCGCACTCGGCGGGATCGACGTGATCGACGCCGAAGCGCCGCACCTCTATGGCGGCGAACCCGACCGGGTCACGCCGTTCCTGCTTCCGATGCTGATCGCGAACATGGCGTCGTCCGCCGTCAGCATTCACTTCGGCATCCGGGGACCGTCCAACACGTCCGTCGGCGCGTGCGCCAGCGGGGCGATCGCGCTCGCCGAGGCCCGCCGGTGGATCCTCGACGGCGACGCCGACTACGTGCTCGCCGGAGGCACCGAAGCGGCGCTCACCCCGTCGGTGTGGGCCGCACTGTGCTCGCTCGGCGCGCTCAGCACGCGCAACGACGCGCCGGCGCAGGCGAGCCGGCCGTTCGATCGGGATCGCGACGGGTTCGTGTACGGCGAGGGCGCCGTGGTGTTTCTGGTCGAGCGGGAGGACGTGGCGAGACGCCGCGAGGCGCGCATCTACGCCGAGCTCGCAGGCGCCGCGCTGACGAGCGACGCCTACCACGAAACCGCGCCGCGCCGCGACGGCGACGTCGCGGCGCGCGCGATCCGCCAGGCGCTGCACAGCGCCGGCGCGAGCGCGGAGGAGGTCGACCTCGTGGTGGCCCACGGCACCGGGACGCCGCTCAACGACATCGCCGAGACCGTCGCCATCAAGCAGGCGCTCGGAGCCCGCGCGCGGACGACCCCGGTCAGCGCCCCGAAGAGCATGGTCGGCCATCTGATCGGCGCGGCGGGCGCGCTCGCGGCCCTCGTTGGCGTGCTCGCGATCCACACGGGTGAGATTCCCCCCACGATCAACCTCGACCACGCGGACCCCGTCTGCGACCTCGACTATGTCGCCCTCATCGCGCGCCGCGCGCACGTGCGGCTCGCCGTCGCGAACGCGTTCGGGTTCGGCGGTCAGAACTGCGTCGTCGCGGTCCGCGCCCTGGAGCGGTAG
- a CDS encoding SDR family oxidoreductase, translated as MFDGTFAGRIALVTGASRGIGRATAETLAGGGADVVVHYHRNKVLAEEVAHGIVGRGRRALAVGADLEKPEEIDRLFDEVASQLGALDFFVANHAATAFKTTLDAKPHHLQRTFDLIVRSLVLCVQRAVPLMQGREGAIVTIGGQGTVEMLPHYAILASAKAAMETWTRYLAYELAGRGITANCVSPGVIATDSAKFYGGDRFAEFDRVVSSFTPRGRMGTPEDVAAVVAFLCSPGARYVLGQTIVVDGGLGLVSAPFEVFRRQGEARA; from the coding sequence GTGTTCGACGGAACGTTTGCGGGACGGATTGCGCTCGTCACGGGCGCCTCCCGTGGGATCGGCCGGGCGACGGCGGAAACGCTTGCCGGAGGCGGCGCGGACGTCGTGGTCCACTACCACCGCAACAAAGTCCTCGCCGAGGAGGTGGCCCACGGGATCGTTGGCCGCGGCCGCCGCGCGCTCGCCGTCGGGGCCGACCTGGAGAAACCGGAGGAGATCGACCGGCTCTTCGACGAGGTCGCGTCGCAGCTCGGTGCGCTCGACTTCTTCGTCGCCAACCACGCGGCCACGGCGTTCAAGACCACGCTCGACGCCAAACCGCACCATCTCCAGCGCACGTTCGATCTGATCGTGCGGTCGCTTGTGCTCTGCGTCCAGCGGGCGGTCCCCTTGATGCAGGGACGCGAAGGGGCGATCGTGACGATCGGCGGACAGGGCACCGTCGAGATGCTGCCGCACTACGCGATCCTGGCGTCGGCGAAGGCCGCGATGGAGACGTGGACCCGTTACCTCGCCTACGAGCTCGCGGGGCGTGGCATCACGGCGAACTGCGTCAGCCCGGGTGTGATTGCCACGGACTCCGCGAAGTTCTACGGCGGCGATCGGTTTGCGGAGTTCGACCGCGTGGTCTCGTCGTTCACGCCGCGGGGCCGGATGGGCACGCCCGAGGACGTGGCGGCGGTGGTCGCGTTCCTGTGCAGCCCCGGCGCGCGCTACGTCCTGGGGCAGACGATCGTGGTCGACGGCGGCCTCGGGCTGGTCTCGGCGCCGTTCGAAGTGTTCCGCCGACAAGGGGAGGCGCGCGCATGA
- a CDS encoding CoA-transferase: MNKVMSTEDVIAQIPDGATVAIGGSSLSRKPMALVRALARSDRRDLRIIVNVGGPEVDLLLGMGKVAEVIFAFVGFEVMGLAPHFRRARQEGTVKFQEWTEYTVMAGLDATIKHVPFLPTHSTLGTDVLRVNTAFKTIQDPFAGETLVAVPALRPDVALLHVNLADPQGNGVVLGDGHMDALCAKAARKTFLSAEQILLPERLQTYGRDVHIFRTMVTGVVEAPWGAHLTGCAPEYRADLQHVQEYLAAARDGTGWHEYLERYVYVSHREYVRALGGEHTLGERLRV, encoded by the coding sequence ATGAACAAGGTGATGAGTACCGAGGACGTGATCGCGCAGATCCCGGACGGGGCGACAGTCGCGATCGGCGGCTCTTCGCTCTCCCGGAAGCCGATGGCGCTGGTGCGGGCGCTCGCCCGAAGCGATCGCCGCGACCTGCGCATCATCGTCAACGTCGGCGGGCCCGAGGTGGATCTGCTGCTCGGCATGGGCAAGGTCGCCGAGGTCATCTTTGCGTTCGTCGGGTTCGAGGTGATGGGGCTGGCGCCGCATTTTCGCCGGGCCCGGCAGGAGGGTACCGTCAAGTTCCAGGAGTGGACAGAGTACACCGTGATGGCGGGGCTGGACGCGACGATCAAACACGTGCCGTTCCTGCCCACCCACTCCACGCTCGGCACCGACGTGCTGCGGGTCAACACGGCGTTCAAAACGATCCAGGATCCGTTCGCCGGCGAGACGCTCGTCGCCGTCCCGGCCCTGCGCCCCGACGTCGCGCTACTGCACGTGAACCTCGCCGATCCCCAGGGGAACGGCGTCGTGCTCGGCGACGGACACATGGATGCGCTGTGCGCGAAAGCCGCGCGCAAGACGTTCCTGTCCGCGGAGCAGATCCTGCTCCCCGAGCGTCTGCAGACCTACGGGCGCGACGTGCACATCTTCCGGACAATGGTGACCGGCGTCGTCGAAGCCCCGTGGGGCGCCCACCTGACCGGGTGCGCGCCCGAGTACCGGGCGGACCTCCAGCACGTGCAGGAGTACCTGGCCGCCGCGCGCGACGGCACGGGGTGGCACGAGTACCTGGAGCGCTACGTCTACGTGAGTCACCGGGAGTACGTGCGCGCGCTCGGCGGCGAGCACACGCTGGGGGAGCGGCTGCGAGTGTAG
- a CDS encoding CoA-transferase yields the protein MTDYTIDELIITCMSRELRGELLVSSVTAFGSLAAHLARSTHAPDLAVLSTPESGMDAVPLPTLSLGQFLTENQRAIPLTMEDIFDAIFTDRFRIWINPAQIDQYGNVNISVIGPWEKPKVALVGARGIPEDTSHLSQGLYYLTQHSPRAVVERVDFISGAGYNPERRQTLGAAGAPTCLVTPLGVFGWNPDSGRMVVRSLHPGVSPDAVREATGFAIELGAGIPTTEPPTAEQIAIIHAADPLEVRKLELLSGKEAAEKFAVIYERERQALHAAWPRRRQ from the coding sequence ATGACCGACTACACCATCGACGAGTTGATCATCACGTGCATGTCGCGGGAGCTGCGCGGCGAGCTGCTGGTCAGCTCCGTGACCGCGTTTGGATCGCTCGCGGCGCACTTGGCGCGAAGCACGCATGCGCCGGACCTGGCGGTGCTCTCGACGCCGGAATCGGGCATGGATGCGGTACCCCTTCCCACCCTCTCGCTCGGCCAGTTCCTGACCGAGAACCAGCGGGCGATCCCGCTCACGATGGAGGACATCTTCGACGCCATCTTCACCGACCGGTTCCGCATCTGGATCAACCCGGCGCAGATCGACCAGTACGGCAACGTCAACATCTCCGTGATCGGCCCGTGGGAGAAGCCGAAGGTCGCGCTGGTCGGCGCGCGGGGGATCCCGGAAGACACGAGCCATCTCTCCCAGGGCCTGTACTATCTGACCCAACACTCGCCGCGCGCTGTCGTGGAGCGCGTGGACTTCATCAGCGGCGCCGGCTACAACCCCGAGCGCCGCCAGACACTCGGCGCGGCTGGTGCGCCGACCTGTCTCGTCACCCCCCTGGGCGTGTTCGGCTGGAACCCCGACTCCGGCCGGATGGTCGTGCGGAGCCTGCACCCAGGGGTGAGCCCCGACGCGGTGCGCGAGGCCACCGGGTTTGCGATCGAGCTCGGGGCCGGCATCCCCACCACGGAACCGCCGACCGCGGAACAGATCGCCATCATCCACGCGGCCGACCCGCTCGAGGTACGCAAGCTCGAGCTCCTGTCCGGCAAGGAGGCGGCGGAGAAGTTCGCCGTCATTTACGAGCGCGAGCGTCAGGCGCTGCACGCCGCCTGGCCGCGCCGCCGGCAGTGA
- the purE gene encoding 5-(carboxyamino)imidazole ribonucleotide mutase, with product MTTTADTRARVAIVVGSDSDLPVMQEAGRVLTEFGVSYDLTIASAHRSPDRVERYVAEAEQRGIQVVIAGAGAAAHLAGVIAARTVLPVIGVPLAGGALGGMDALLSTVQMPGGVPVATVAIGGARNAALLAVQILGVAEPALRERYRAHKAKLAAQVEEKAARLGVSSEAGMVPPREAR from the coding sequence ATGACCACAACGGCGGACACGCGGGCGCGCGTCGCAATCGTCGTCGGGAGCGACTCCGACCTTCCCGTGATGCAGGAAGCCGGACGCGTGCTGACTGAATTCGGCGTCTCCTACGATCTGACGATCGCCTCGGCCCATCGGTCGCCGGATCGCGTCGAGCGGTACGTGGCCGAGGCCGAGCAGCGCGGGATCCAGGTGGTGATCGCCGGTGCGGGGGCGGCGGCGCACCTGGCCGGGGTGATCGCGGCGCGGACGGTGCTGCCGGTGATCGGCGTGCCCCTCGCGGGCGGCGCCCTCGGCGGGATGGACGCGCTTCTGTCCACCGTGCAGATGCCTGGCGGCGTCCCCGTGGCCACGGTCGCGATCGGCGGAGCGCGGAACGCCGCGCTGCTGGCCGTGCAGATTCTCGGCGTGGCCGAACCGGCGCTTCGCGAGCGGTACCGGGCGCACAAGGCGAAACTGGCCGCGCAGGTCGAGGAGAAGGCCGCGCGTCTCGGCGTCTCGTCGGAGGCAGGCATGGTCCCGCCCAGGGAGGCGCGATAG
- the purD gene encoding phosphoribosylamine--glycine ligase, producing MKVLVVGSGGREHALAWALGRNGTATVFCAPGNPGISEVATCVPTAVLDLDALANDAERLGADLTIVGPEAPLAAGLVDTFTARGLRAFGPTRAAAALEGSKIFMKTLCARYEIPTSPFRVFENGAAAAEYVRRAGRPLVIKADGLAAGKGVVVAEDPGDGVAAVEAMMMERRFGDAGTRIVVEEVLAGEEVSVFAVCDGVHLVPLIAAQDHKRLAEDDRGPNTGGMGAVAPAPQVTADTLDRVVDEILAPTLWAMAQEGRPYRGVLFAGIMLTPDGPRVLEFNVRFGDPEAQVLLALLESGLLEMAEAALGGRVDRLAPRWRPGAAVCTVLCADGYPERPRGGDVITGLDRAASEPHTLVFHAGTAVQHGQIVTAGGRVLNVVATGETLDEARRRAYRAADAINYDGKLLRRDIGARAAGADARGRAAAVPSQTG from the coding sequence ATGAAGGTTCTCGTGGTGGGTTCTGGGGGTCGGGAGCATGCCCTGGCGTGGGCTCTCGGGCGCAACGGAACCGCGACAGTCTTCTGCGCCCCGGGCAATCCCGGTATCTCCGAAGTCGCGACCTGCGTCCCGACCGCCGTTCTCGACCTCGACGCTCTGGCCAACGACGCGGAGCGGCTGGGTGCCGATCTCACGATCGTGGGGCCGGAGGCACCGCTTGCCGCCGGGTTGGTCGACACGTTCACCGCGCGCGGGCTCCGGGCCTTTGGGCCCACTCGGGCGGCGGCCGCGCTCGAAGGCAGCAAGATCTTCATGAAGACCCTGTGTGCGCGGTACGAGATTCCGACGTCTCCGTTCCGCGTCTTCGAGAACGGTGCTGCGGCCGCGGAGTACGTCCGCCGGGCCGGGCGGCCGCTGGTGATCAAGGCCGATGGACTCGCCGCCGGCAAAGGCGTGGTCGTCGCGGAGGACCCCGGCGACGGGGTGGCGGCGGTCGAAGCCATGATGATGGAACGGCGCTTCGGCGATGCGGGCACGCGCATCGTCGTCGAGGAGGTGCTGGCCGGTGAGGAGGTTAGCGTCTTCGCGGTCTGCGACGGCGTCCACCTCGTGCCGCTGATCGCGGCGCAGGATCACAAACGCCTCGCCGAAGACGACCGCGGCCCGAACACCGGCGGGATGGGAGCCGTCGCGCCGGCGCCTCAGGTGACCGCGGACACGCTGGATCGCGTCGTCGACGAGATCCTGGCGCCGACGCTCTGGGCGATGGCGCAGGAGGGACGTCCGTACCGGGGGGTGCTGTTCGCGGGCATCATGCTGACCCCGGACGGCCCGCGCGTGCTGGAGTTCAACGTCCGGTTCGGCGATCCGGAAGCGCAGGTGTTGCTCGCGCTGCTGGAGTCCGGGCTGCTGGAGATGGCGGAGGCGGCGTTGGGCGGCCGCGTCGACCGCCTGGCGCCGAGGTGGCGGCCGGGGGCTGCGGTGTGCACGGTGCTGTGCGCCGACGGCTATCCGGAGCGTCCCCGGGGCGGCGATGTGATCACCGGGCTCGACCGCGCGGCGTCCGAGCCGCACACGCTGGTCTTCCACGCCGGCACCGCGGTGCAACACGGGCAGATCGTCACGGCGGGCGGGCGCGTGCTCAACGTCGTCGCGACGGGCGAAACGCTCGACGAGGCGCGGCGGCGCGCGTACCGGGCCGCGGACGCGATCAACTACGACGGCAAGCTGCTGCGCCGGGACATCGGCGCACGGGCGGCGGGCGCGGATGCGCGCGGGCGTGCGGCGGCGGTCCCGTCTCAGACCGGCTGA